A single genomic interval of Sphingopyxis sp. CCNWLW2 harbors:
- a CDS encoding TlyA family RNA methyltransferase — protein MAKQRADQLLVDRGLAESRTRAQALILAGLAFVGDRKIDKAGQQVAEDAEISVKGRDHPWVSRGGIKLDHALTHLDWDVAGAVAIDVGSSTGGFTDVLLSRGTARVYAVDSGTNQLAWKLRQDERVIVHEQTSARILTPAHIPEPIDLIVCDASFIALSKVLPVPMSFAKPGARMVALIKPQFEAERHEVGKKGVVRDAAVHARVCAEVQGWLTGEGWHVVDLVESPITGPEGNVEFLIAAVKRAA, from the coding sequence ATGGCGAAGCAGCGCGCCGACCAGCTGCTCGTCGACCGCGGCCTGGCCGAAAGCCGGACGCGCGCGCAGGCGCTGATCCTTGCGGGGCTCGCCTTTGTCGGCGACCGCAAGATCGACAAGGCGGGGCAGCAGGTCGCCGAGGATGCAGAGATCAGCGTCAAGGGCCGCGACCATCCATGGGTGTCGCGCGGCGGGATCAAGCTCGACCATGCGCTGACCCATCTTGACTGGGACGTGGCCGGCGCGGTCGCGATCGACGTCGGATCATCGACGGGCGGTTTTACCGACGTGCTGCTCAGCCGCGGCACGGCGCGCGTCTATGCGGTGGATTCGGGCACCAACCAGCTCGCGTGGAAGCTGCGGCAGGACGAACGCGTCATCGTCCATGAACAGACGAGCGCGCGCATCCTGACACCCGCGCACATCCCCGAACCGATCGACTTGATCGTCTGCGACGCGAGCTTTATCGCCCTGTCGAAGGTGCTTCCCGTGCCGATGTCCTTCGCCAAGCCCGGCGCGCGGATGGTCGCGCTGATCAAGCCGCAGTTCGAAGCTGAACGGCACGAGGTCGGCAAGAAGGGCGTCGTTCGCGACGCCGCGGTGCACGCGCGCGTTTGCGCCGAAGTGCAGGGCTGGCTGACCGGCGAAGGCTGGCACGTCGTCGACCTCGTCGAAAGCCCGATCACTGGCCCCGAAGGAAATGTGGAATTTCTGATCGCTGCGGTGAAGCGAGCCGCTTGA